The nucleotide sequence ACCAATGGGGCTACCTATTATTATGTGGTACGTGCATTTGGAAGTGGACAGGAGGGAGGAAACTCCAATGAGGCTAATGCTGCTCCGATTGACAATATTGCGCCGAACGAACCTTCAAGCCTTAATGCAGCGGATGTTGCAGGCGACAGCGGCGGGGCAATAGCTTTAAACTGGAGTTTGTCTGCGTCAACGGATGTTACACAACAAAGGATTTACAGGGGGACAACGCCAGGCGGGCCGTATCCGACATCTGTTACAACTATAACCAATAATACAACTGCAATTTATACAGATTCAACCGTTTCAACAGGCACAACCTATTATTATGTCATCCGTTCCTTTGATGGTACGAATGAGTCTATAAATTCCAACGAATCCTCTGCAATGCCTATCGGAGCACCGTCAGCAGC is from Nitrospirota bacterium and encodes:
- a CDS encoding fibronectin type III domain-containing protein translates to MRTGKKREIVSLKYWTRKLTAIGSYSLAWIAILLSIFPVYLITPAKSWAVVGSTSLTVVPLAPAGLTASDKPADQGSAINLSWTPSTTTGVTEQRIYRGTSTGGPYSTLVTTLLNNTTSVYTDTTGLTNGATYYYVVRAFGSGQEGGNSNEANAAPIDNIAPNEPSSLNAADVAGDSGGAIALNWSLSASTDVTQQRIYRGTTPGGPYPTSVTTITNNTTAIYTDSTVSTGTTYYYVIRSFDGTNESINSNESSAMPIGAPSAA